Sequence from the Catenuloplanes indicus genome:
GATCCCGCCGTTGAGCAGGTAGCCGACCGCGCCGACCGTGGCCGACGAGCCGTGCGCCGCGGTCAGCCCGTGCGCGACCGCCGCCGGCAGCACGTCACTCCAGCGCTTCCCGGCCGGGATGCGGGCCGTGCGGGCCACCGGGTCCACCCGGACCGGCGCGTCGATCAGCGGGCGGAGCAGCAGCGCGCCGGCCACCGGCGCCGCACGGCCCATCCCGTGCCCGGTCGTGTGCACCCGCAGCGGCAGACCGGCCCGGCGCGCGGTGGCGACCGCCCGGACCACGTCGCCGACCGAGCGGGCGGTGAACGCACCGGCCGGATCGACCGGCGCGGCGAGCTGGAAGGCGGCGCACGCGGCCGCGTACTCGTCGGTGCCGGGCGGGCTGAACGGTGTCAGATCAGTCGGATGCATGCCGGTACCGTCCCGCGGCGTCACTACAGCCGGCTTGCAAACGGCATACAGCACCGGATTACATGGGCGCGTGCGACGCTACGCGGTGCTCGGCCCCACCGAGGTCCTCGACGGCGACCGCCCGGTCCACCTCGGCGGTCCGCTGCCCCGGCGGCTGCTCACCGCGCTGATCGCGGCCGAGGGCGCCGCCGTCCCCGACGACCGGCTCAGCGAGGCGGTCTGGCCCGGCCGCCCTCCCGGCCGGGCCGCCACGCTGCAGGTCTACGTGTCCCGGCTGCGCCGCGCGCTCGGCGACGGCGTGCTCGTGCGCACCGGCGGCGGGTACGCGCTCGCCGTCCCTCCCGGCGCCACCGACGCCGGCCGGTTCCGGCAGCTGGCCGCGGACGGCCGGGCGCTCGCGGCGGCGGACCGCCCGGCCCAGGCCCGGGAGGTGTTCGAGGAGGCGCTGCTGCTGTGGCGCGGCGAACCGTACGCGGACCTGCCCGGCGCCGCCGCCCGGGAGCCGCTGATCGCGCTGCGCGAGGCGGTCCTGGAGGAGAGCGCCGAGGCCGGGCTGGCCGCCGGCCAGCACGCCCGGGCCGTCGCCGAGCTGGAGGCGCTGACCCGCGCCGAACCGTACCGGGAACGCCGCTGGGCGCTGTTCGCGCTCGCGCTCTACCGCTCCGGCCGGCAGGCCGACGCGCTCGACGCGATGCGCCGCATGCGCGAGCTGCTCGCCGACGAGCTCGGCGTCGACCCCGGCCCGGAGCTGCGACGGCTGGAACGCCGGATCCTCAGCCAGGACCCGGAGTTGACCGGGGCACCGGGCCGGCCCGCCCGGCCGCTGTCGTCGTTCGTGGGCCGGGACGCCGACCTGCGCCTGCTGGACAAGCTCGCCTCCGGTCATCGCCTGGTCACGGTCGCCGGCCCGGCCGGCGTCGGCAAGACCCGCCTGATCATCGAGTACGCCGCCGGCGTCACCGGCGAGGCCTGGCTGGCCCGGCTGGCCGACGTCACCGACCCGGCGCTGATCACGTCCGCGATCGCGGCTGCGACCGGCGTCACCGGAACGGTCAGCGACCCGCTGGACCGCGTCGCCCGCGCGCTCGCCGGCCGGGACGGGCTGCTGCTGCTGGACAACTGCGAGCACCTGCCCGGCGCGGTCGCCGAGGTCGCGCTGGCGCTGCTCGCCCGGGCACCCGGCCTGCGCGTGCTGGCCACCTCGCGGGCCCCGCTCGGCGTGGACGGCGAGCAGATCCTGCCGCTCGGCCCGCTGGCCGTCGACGACGCGGTCGCGCTGCTCGGCGACCGGATCCGCGCCGTCCGGCCGGCCTGGGCCGCGCGCGGGCCGGACGAGCCGGACGTGCGCCGGCTCGCCACCGCGCTGGACGGCATCCCGCTCGCGCTGGAACTCGCGGCGGCCCGCGCGCGCACGCTCAGCCTCCGCGAGTTGATCGAGCACCTAGGCGACCGGTTCGCGCTGCTCGGCCACATCCCGCGCGGCCTGCCGAACCCGCACGCGACGCTGCAGGCCGCGATCGCCTGGAGCGTCGACCTACTCGCCCCGGTGGAACGCGAACGGCTGCTGCGGCTGTGGCCGTTCGAGGGCGGGCTGCCGCTCACCGCGGCCGCCGCGGTCTGGTCGGCCGCGCCGCTCGCCGCCGTGGAGACGCTCGACGCACTGGTCGGCCAGTCGGTCGTCACCGCCGACCCGAGCGGGCCACCGGCCCGGTACCTGCTGCTGGAGACGGTCCGCGCGTTCTGCCGCGCGGCCGACCCCGACCCGGCCGCCAGCCGGGAGAACCATGCCGCCTGGGTACGGGACCTGGTCGCCACGGCGTCGGCGGATCTGCTCGGCGCGCGGTCCGCCGAGGCGATGCGCGTGCTGCACCGCGAGCTGCCGAACATCCGCGCGGCGATCGCGCACGACCTGGACCGGGCGCCCGAGGCCGCACTGCGTACCGGCGCGGCCCTGATGTGGTTCTGGATCCGCGGCGGTCTGGTCGACGAGGGCCGGGACGTGCTGTCCGGTGCGCTCCGGGCCGCGGCCGGTGCACCGGCCGCGGACGTCCACCGGGCGCGCGCCGCACTCGCCGGACTGATCGCGGTCAGCGGCGAGATGGGCACGGCCCGCGCCATGCTGGTGGACACGGCCGCGCGGCTGGGGGCCGGCGGCGACGAACGCCTGCTCGGCGAGGTCCGCTACTACGAGTCGATGGCGCACCTGTGGGACGGCGATCCGGCGAGCGCGCTGGAGGCCGCGACCGAGGCGCACCGGCTGGCCGTGGAGACCGGCACCGAATGGCTCATCCCGTCCGCGGCGGCGGTCCGCGGCGCCGCGCTGATCGGGTCCGGCCGGGTGACGGACGGCCGGCGGCAGCTGCGGGCGGCCGCGGAGGGCGCGGTCCACGTCGGCCAGTTCTGGACCGCGGCGCTCAGCGACCTCATGCTCGCCCAGACGCTGGACGGCCGCCCGGCGGAGGCGCTGTCGCTGCTGCGCAGCGCGGTGCGCACGTTCCGCCGCGAGGACGACCTGAACAGCGTGCTGGCCGTGCTCGAGCACGCCGCGGTGGTGCTGGACGCGCTCGGCGACACCGGCCGGGCCGCACTGCTGCGGGCCGCGGTGCATCACCACCTGACCCGGTTCGGGGTCCGGGCCGGCCGCACCTACATCGGCACGGTCACACCGGCCGGACCCGGCCCGGCCGCACCACCGGCCGATCCACCGTCGCTGAGCGAGGCGATCGCGGCGCTGGAGTCAGAGTGACGCGAGCACGGCCGGATCGGTGCAGCCCCGCGCGTACCCCCGGATGCGTTTGTTGATGTCCCTGGTCAGCAGCCAGACGCCGATCCGGTCGGCGACCGGGCGGAGCCAGACCGGGCGGCAGCGGAAGCTGTACCGCCAGGTCGCCACCGTGTGACCGGGCGTGCCCGCCGGTGCGAACCGCCAGCCACCGGCGAACATCTCGAAGAACCACGGCCCGCGCACCATCTTCATGCCCACGTTCGTCGGCGGCGCGAACGACACGTACTCGCTGACCATGCTCAGCCCGTGCCGGGACCGGGTGAACGTGCGCACGCCCTTGCCCGGCCGGGCCGCGCCGTCCATCAGGTACTGCCGGCGCACGAACGGATCCCACCGGTACCGCACCGGCGCCACCGTCTGCGACACCGCAAAGGCCACCTCCGGCGGTACGGGTACGGTGATGCTCGACTCGACCACGGGCACCCGCCCATTATCCGGTACAGGCGCTAAGGTCGCGGCATGCCGGAGCTGATCCCGCCCACGACCGCGCTGCACGCCGAGTGGCTGGCCGCGCATCGCGAGTGGGGACCGGGCACGCACGAGGACGGCTTCGGGCTGCTGCCGATGGACCGGCCGGAGACGCCCGCCGGGTTCGCCGCCTGGATCGCCCGGCTGGCGGCCACACCGGACTGCACGTACCGGTGGATCGTCGACGGCACCGAGGTGGTGGGGGGCATCGCGCTGCGCCACGCGCTGTCCGGCGCCGCCGCGTCGATGGGCCACATCGGGTACGGGATCCGGCCGTCCGCGCGCCGGCGCGGGCTCGGCGGCTGGGCGCTGGAGCGGATGCTCGCGCACGCCCGGGAACTCGGCCTCGACCGGGTGCTGCTGGTCTGCCTGGTGGACAACGTGGCCTCCGCCCGCCTGATCGAACGCCACGGCGGCGTCCTCGACGGCGCGCCCGATGTCGTCCGGCGGTACTGGATTAGGTTGGCGGCATGATCGTCAAGGGTGAGCGGTGGGAGACGGCCGAGGAGATCGGTGCGGCGCGGCGGCGGTTCGAGGCGGCGATCCCGGGCTACCGGCCGCCGATGGCGCACGCGATCATGCTGCCCGGCGGGGACTTCGCGCGGGTCAACATCGGTGAGGGCCCGTTGCCCGCGGTCATCCTGGCGACGCTGCTCGGCCACCGCGGCGGCAACGCGTCCTACCCGCTGGACGCGGCCACGCTCGACCGCGCGCTGACCATGCTGGCCCCGGCCGAGGCGTGCACCACGCTGCAGCACCCGAACCTCGGCGTCTGGCGCTGGCTGCGCGGCTCGGACGGTCTGACCGCGGTCTTCGTCTCGTCGCTGGCGGAGCCGGGCGAGCCGGCCGCGTCGGCCGACCCGGCGGTCAGCGCGCTGGTCGCCCGCCTGCTGGCCGGGCGGGTCGAGAACCCGGACGGCACCACCACGCTCTGGCGCCCGGTCGGCCCGGCCGAACTCGACCTGATCGCTCAGTCAGGCTACGCCGCGTTCCCGCCCCGGCTGCCGGACCAGCCCATCTTCTACCCGGTCCTGAACGAGGCCTACGCCGCGCGGATCGCCACCGAGTGGAACGTGGACGCCTCCGGCTCCGGCCACGTCACCCGGTTCCGGGTGACCACCGGCTTCGCCCGCCGCTACCCGAGCCGCCAGGCCGGCGGCCGGCAGATCGCCGAGCTGTGGATCCCGGCCGAGGACCTGCCCGAGCTGAACGCCCACATCGTGGGCCCGATCGAGGTGGTTTCGTCGTTCTGACGCCGCTGATCACCGACGCGAGCGCGGTCGGCGAGCTGAGTGAGAGCTCACGGGCGTCCTGCCGCGTGCCAGTCGGGTCACCGACGTCGCGTCAGAGGCGGTCGGGACGGATGACGATGGTGCTCACCGTGCCGTTGCCCCAGATGGTGGTGTTGAGGAGCACCCGCTGATCGAGGGAGATCATGGCGAACTCGGGCACGTAGCGATCGGTGAAGTGCGCGCCGAAGTAGCCGCGAAGCGCCTCCGATCCGCCGGCTGCCAGATCCCACGTCCGCGCGAGCCTGACCCGCGCCCAGCCGTACTCGCCGTCGACCGCACCGGGATCTCGGTAATCCACGCCGACCAGGAATTCGCCGCCCGCGTCGAACAGGCCGAACTCGGTGGCCATCCGCCACCAGTCCTCGTTGACCCGCGCCGGCATGTCGGGGGCGTCGACGTCGACCGGATCGGAGTCGAAACGTCCGTGCTCCGGCAGGCAGCTGGCGGCGCCGCGCAGGGGCGGTAGCGGCCCCCGCAACTTTTCCATGATCCGCTCAAGGAACTCCAGGCCGGCGAGGGCCAGATCGGCCGCGACTGCGGCATCGGTCTTCGACACCCGCGCACGATAGCCGCGGTCGGTGCCCGGCGGAAACGGTTTTGCCAGCACCGGCCGTCCCCGCCGTCGGCCCGTCGCCCGTCCCGCCGGAGATCATCGGGGGCGCACGGGCGGATCACAGCTGGCGCAAAGGGTCCGGGCGCTGAATGAACGGGTCATGAATCCGAACTTAAGGATCGACCCGTGCAGCAGCTGCTCGTCATCGCGGTGGACCTGGTCGCCATCGGTGTCCTGGTCTTCGCCGTCTACTTCCCCCGCCACCACCGCCGGGACCTGGTCGCCGCGTTCCTCGGCGTCAACATCGGCGTGCTGGCCGTCTCGCTCGTGCTCGCCTCGTCCACGGTCGGTGTCGGGCTCGGCCTCGGGCTGTTCGGCGTACTGTCGATCATCCGGCTGCGGTCGGACGAGATCGCCCAGCACGAGGTCGCGTACTACTTCGCGGCGCTCGCGCTGGGCCTGCTCGCGGGGTTGAGCGGCACGGTCACGCCGCTGACCGCCGGGCTGATGGCGCTGGTCGTGGCCGCGCTGGTGGCCGGTGACCACCCGGCGCTGTTCCGCCGGCACCGCGCCCAGACGCTGCGGCTGGACAGCGCGCACACCGACGAGGCCGCGCTCACCGCGCACCTGGAGATCCTGCTCGGCGCGCGGGTGCTGAACGTGTCGATCAAGAACGTCGACCTGGTCAACGACACCACGCTCGCGGAGGTCCGCTACCTGGTGTCGCCGCGCCGCGCCCGGGTCGCCGACCGCGGACCGGCCCTGGAACGGATCGAGGCCGGGCGGTGAGGCCGATCACGCTGGACGAGCTGGTCGCGCGCGCCGCGCTGCTGCACCGGGTCGACCGCAAGTACGTGCTCGCCGGCGCGGACCTGAGCGCGTTCCTCGACCGGCTCGGCGACGACACCCGGGTGCTGGAGATCGACGGCCGCCGCACGTTCCGCTACCGCTCCGACTACCTGGACACGCCCGCGCTGACCGCCTATCTCGGTGCGGCACACCGCCGGCGCCGCAGATTCAAGATCAGATTCCGCCGGTACGAGGAGAGCGGCGCCCGGTTCATCGAGGTGAAGACGCGCGGGCGCCGGGGCGGCACGGTCAAGGAACGCATGCCGCACGACGACGCCGCGCTCACCCCGGACGGCCTCGCCTACGTCGTCCGGACGCTCGGCGCGGCCGGTATCGCCGCCGCCGGACTGTCCCTGACACCGGCACTGACCAGCCGGTACCGCCGCACCACGCTCTTCCTGCCGGGCTGCGGCGCACGGGTGACCGTCGACGAGGACCTGTGCTGGGAGCTGCCGGACGGCACCGCACGCCGGGTCCCGGACCGGTTCGTGGTCGAGACCAAGTCCACCGGTGGTGCCTCCGAGGCCGACCGGGTGCTCTGGTCGCTCGGCCGCCGGCCGTGCCCGATCTCCAAGTACGCCACCGGCCTGGCCGCGCTCCGGCCCGGCCTGCCCGCCAACCGCTGGCGGCCGGTCCTGCGCCGGCTCGCCCCCGTACCCACCGCAGACCACCACCACCTGACCGTCCCGCTGAAAGGCAGCCGAGCATGAAGCCCATCCGTAAGAAGATCGTCGCCGCCGTGACGTCGCTGGTCCTGGCCGGCGCGATGCTGACCGGCTGCTCGGCCACCACCGCCTCGCCGGCCGCGTCCGAGGAGACGGCCGTGGCCGCCGCGTACGTCGACGGCGCGCAGACCGCCGAGGCCGTGCTCGCGGCGAACACCGCGGTGCACACCGCGGACGCCGGGTACGACGCGTCCACCGCGGCCGGGATCACGCTCACCGGCTCGTCCGCGACCGTGGACGGCGACGGCGTCACCGTCGACGGCGGCACGGTCACGATCACGGCGTCCGGGACGTACCGGATCAGCGGCACGCTCACCGACGGCCAGATCGTGGTGGCCGCGGACGGCGCCACGGTCACGCTCGTGCTGGACGGCGCCACGATCTCCAGCAGCAGCACGGCCGCGATCGCGGTCACCGCCGCCGAGCGCGTCGTGGTGGTCCTGGCCGACGGCACCACCAGCACGCTCTCCGACACCTCGGCGTACGCCGCCGACGCCGACGTCAACGCCGCCCTGTTCAGCGCCGCGGACCTGACCATCGCCGGTGCCGGTGCACTGGTCGTGCACGGCAACGGCAACGACGGCATCGCCGGCAAGGACGGCCTGCTGATCACCGCCGGCACGATCACGGTCGAGGCGGCGGACGACGGCATCCGCGGCAAGGACTACCTGGCGGTGACCGGCGGCGCGATCACGGTCACCGCCGGCGGCGACGGGCTCAAAGCGGACAACGACACCGCCGCCGACGCCGGCTACGTCCTGGTCAGCGGCGGCACGGTCACGGCCACCGCGGGCGGCGACGGCGTCGACGCGGTCACCGACGTGGTGCTCACCGGCGGCACGGTCACGGTCACGGCCGGCGGCGGGCACGGCGCCCAGGCGAGCGAGGACACCTCGACGAAGGGCGTCAAGTCCGGCGTGGTCACGGTCCTGGAGGGCGGCACGGTCGCGGCCGACGCCGCCGACGACGCGGTGCACAGCGACGGCTCCGTGCACCTGTCCGGCGCCACGGTGACGCTCGCGGCCGGCGACGACGCCGTACACGCGGAGAACGCCCTGGTCGTGGACGGCGGCGCGGTCGAGGTCAGCACGTCCGGCGAGGGCCTGGAGGCCGCGGACATCACGGTCGCGGCCGGCAGCGTGCACGTGGTCGCCGACGACGACGGCCTGAACGCGTCCGGCGGCACGTCCACCGGCGGCGGCCGCGGCGGCGAGATGGCCGCGGGCGACTTCTCGGTCACGGTCACCGGCGGCACGCTGGTCATCGACGCGAACGGCGACGGCCTCGACTCCAACGGCACGGCCACGATCAGCGGCGGGACCGTCGTGGTCAACGGCCCGGCCGGCCAGGGCAACGGCGCGCTGGACGTCAACGGCACGCTCACCGTCACCGGCGGCGTGCTGGTCGCGGCCGGCAGCTCCGGCACGGCGGTGGCGCCGTCCGCCGACTCCGCGCAGGGCTGGGTCTCGGTCACGTTCGACTCCACGGTCGCGGCCGGGACGACGCTGCAGCTGACCGACGCGGACGGCACCGTGGTCGCCACCTTCACCACCTCGAAGGACCTGCAGAACCTGGTCTTCTCCTCCGAGCGGATCACCAGCGGCGAGGAGTACACGGTCTACCGCGGCGGGTCCGCCTCCGGTGGCAGCACCGGCGGCCTGGCCGGGGCCGGTGAGCTCGGCTCCGCGACCCAGGTCGCCACGGCCACCGCGGGCGAGGCGCCGGCCGGTGGCCACGGCCCGGGGCCGCGCGGATGAGCCGGCGACTCTCCCGCCGTGCGGTGCTGGCCGGCGGCCTC
This genomic interval carries:
- a CDS encoding BTAD domain-containing putative transcriptional regulator, with protein sequence MRRYAVLGPTEVLDGDRPVHLGGPLPRRLLTALIAAEGAAVPDDRLSEAVWPGRPPGRAATLQVYVSRLRRALGDGVLVRTGGGYALAVPPGATDAGRFRQLAADGRALAAADRPAQAREVFEEALLLWRGEPYADLPGAAAREPLIALREAVLEESAEAGLAAGQHARAVAELEALTRAEPYRERRWALFALALYRSGRQADALDAMRRMRELLADELGVDPGPELRRLERRILSQDPELTGAPGRPARPLSSFVGRDADLRLLDKLASGHRLVTVAGPAGVGKTRLIIEYAAGVTGEAWLARLADVTDPALITSAIAAATGVTGTVSDPLDRVARALAGRDGLLLLDNCEHLPGAVAEVALALLARAPGLRVLATSRAPLGVDGEQILPLGPLAVDDAVALLGDRIRAVRPAWAARGPDEPDVRRLATALDGIPLALELAAARARTLSLRELIEHLGDRFALLGHIPRGLPNPHATLQAAIAWSVDLLAPVERERLLRLWPFEGGLPLTAAAAVWSAAPLAAVETLDALVGQSVVTADPSGPPARYLLLETVRAFCRAADPDPAASRENHAAWVRDLVATASADLLGARSAEAMRVLHRELPNIRAAIAHDLDRAPEAALRTGAALMWFWIRGGLVDEGRDVLSGALRAAAGAPAADVHRARAALAGLIAVSGEMGTARAMLVDTAARLGAGGDERLLGEVRYYESMAHLWDGDPASALEAATEAHRLAVETGTEWLIPSAAAVRGAALIGSGRVTDGRRQLRAAAEGAVHVGQFWTAALSDLMLAQTLDGRPAEALSLLRSAVRTFRREDDLNSVLAVLEHAAVVLDALGDTGRAALLRAAVHHHLTRFGVRAGRTYIGTVTPAGPGPAAPPADPPSLSEAIAALESE
- a CDS encoding SRPBCC family protein translates to MPVVESSITVPVPPEVAFAVSQTVAPVRYRWDPFVRRQYLMDGAARPGKGVRTFTRSRHGLSMVSEYVSFAPPTNVGMKMVRGPWFFEMFAGGWRFAPAGTPGHTVATWRYSFRCRPVWLRPVADRIGVWLLTRDINKRIRGYARGCTDPAVLASL
- a CDS encoding GNAT family N-acetyltransferase, which encodes MPELIPPTTALHAEWLAAHREWGPGTHEDGFGLLPMDRPETPAGFAAWIARLAATPDCTYRWIVDGTEVVGGIALRHALSGAAASMGHIGYGIRPSARRRGLGGWALERMLAHARELGLDRVLLVCLVDNVASARLIERHGGVLDGAPDVVRRYWIRLAA
- a CDS encoding DUF4956 domain-containing protein, translated to MQQLLVIAVDLVAIGVLVFAVYFPRHHRRDLVAAFLGVNIGVLAVSLVLASSTVGVGLGLGLFGVLSIIRLRSDEIAQHEVAYYFAALALGLLAGLSGTVTPLTAGLMALVVAALVAGDHPALFRRHRAQTLRLDSAHTDEAALTAHLEILLGARVLNVSIKNVDLVNDTTLAEVRYLVSPRRARVADRGPALERIEAGR
- a CDS encoding VTC domain-containing protein; the protein is MRPITLDELVARAALLHRVDRKYVLAGADLSAFLDRLGDDTRVLEIDGRRTFRYRSDYLDTPALTAYLGAAHRRRRRFKIRFRRYEESGARFIEVKTRGRRGGTVKERMPHDDAALTPDGLAYVVRTLGAAGIAAAGLSLTPALTSRYRRTTLFLPGCGARVTVDEDLCWELPDGTARRVPDRFVVETKSTGGASEADRVLWSLGRRPCPISKYATGLAALRPGLPANRWRPVLRRLAPVPTADHHHLTVPLKGSRA
- a CDS encoding carbohydrate-binding domain-containing protein, translating into MKPIRKKIVAAVTSLVLAGAMLTGCSATTASPAASEETAVAAAYVDGAQTAEAVLAANTAVHTADAGYDASTAAGITLTGSSATVDGDGVTVDGGTVTITASGTYRISGTLTDGQIVVAADGATVTLVLDGATISSSSTAAIAVTAAERVVVVLADGTTSTLSDTSAYAADADVNAALFSAADLTIAGAGALVVHGNGNDGIAGKDGLLITAGTITVEAADDGIRGKDYLAVTGGAITVTAGGDGLKADNDTAADAGYVLVSGGTVTATAGGDGVDAVTDVVLTGGTVTVTAGGGHGAQASEDTSTKGVKSGVVTVLEGGTVAADAADDAVHSDGSVHLSGATVTLAAGDDAVHAENALVVDGGAVEVSTSGEGLEAADITVAAGSVHVVADDDGLNASGGTSTGGGRGGEMAAGDFSVTVTGGTLVIDANGDGLDSNGTATISGGTVVVNGPAGQGNGALDVNGTLTVTGGVLVAAGSSGTAVAPSADSAQGWVSVTFDSTVAAGTTLQLTDADGTVVATFTTSKDLQNLVFSSERITSGEEYTVYRGGSASGGSTGGLAGAGELGSATQVATATAGEAPAGGHGPGPRG